The Hordeum vulgare subsp. vulgare chromosome 7H, MorexV3_pseudomolecules_assembly, whole genome shotgun sequence DNA window tgaaatagtgtgtgagaagccattttgtgacttctttccctagtgttccttgcttccatgctagttgttgttagttgtttgtagtagagcgtcttgccctctttcgtgccatgccttgcttgcgtttatcggagttgtgtagctcgtagttgtgggccgtagaaagtgctatgtggctgattttggcagattgtagtgttttcttgttttgctcgtagttttcgaaccgtagctccgttttgatcgtgtcctacatggaacttgcttagaatctcgtgtagtttcattttctctttctgtttgtatgtgttgaagtgctcgtagccgccgttgcacacatttttgcattcatgccatcatatcttgcgatgcttgtaacttttgatccgtagctccgttggagatgtcctttatgtgtagattgcttgtcttgacgcgtagaatcacgtgaacctatttgtttttctgtttaacaactaattaaatgtgataattcagatctggacagaattggaaattaacatgtgaggtcgtttcggagatgctatatgtcatttccgacctcatttaaaatgtctagataggtagtttaatttccggttCACCTCttacatgtttaaccacatttaatattgccgtgtatttagtcaggatagaactaaataaatgaatgtggagtttcgtcaatatgcaacccattccatattgaacttcacttaacgtgtagttttgattgtgtgaaattgtcatgtcgtgacttgcatgaatttagctgctcatgcatcatttgtgttttgcatcgtgtggtgaattccgtgtgtggatgcttgtttccggtttctccgtctcgatagagttccgcaagcgtgtcggatgtgaggacccgttcgactacgtcggttcgcctgcttcacggaggcattcttcttccaagcgggatctcaagcaagatgatcatttccccagataccattactatcattgccatgctagttttaccgttgctatcgattatgtctcgttgcctaccacatgttaaatatcagcctctcaaccatgccatgaaaaccttcaacctgttcgacctagcaaaccactgattggctatgttactgcttgcttaacctgttgatagcgttgctagttgcaggtgcagttgcttccatgtgaaaacatgggttccttgtcttatcaccatatttacatgttatctaatttaatgcacctatatacttggtaaaaggtggaaggctcggcctttctagcctggtgttttgttccacctttgcccccttagtttccggctaccggtgttatgttccataatcgagcgctcctaacatgatcggggttgttatgggtacccccttgataattcgttttagattaaagctggctggcaaggcccaacattggtactacatttgcctaatcacctaataaaattgcatagggacccgccggcacccgcggactattttaatcaacccctgggccagtgctcctcatgagtgttggtccaaaatagagcagcttattaacgctacccggggcaactcggcgtttggcgtggtaaccatcgctcatccgtcgtgtcctgagaacgaggtacgcgactcctatcgggatcgtcgagacgtcgggcggccttgttggattagttttacctttgacgagatatcttgtgcatcgggattccggtgatgctttgggtaatctcagagttgaggttttccactagggaatccgacgagatcgcgagcttcgtgattgaggatttctatgcggcttgtggtaatttgtgatggactagttggagcacccctgcagggttaaatctttcggaaagccgtgcccgcggttatgtggcaacgtggaaactttgtttaatactggttctagataacttgaagttaacttaattaaaatatgccaactatgtgcgtaaccgtgactgtctctttcgtgaggtccttctccgatcgaggacacggtggggttatgtctgatgtaggtaggtgttcaggatcattcatttgatcatcagtagttcacgtccgttatgcgtagatcttccccctcttatttcttgtactcgtaagttagtcaccaaatatatgcttagccgctgctgcaacctcaccacttaaccatgcctcacccattaagctttgctagtcttgatacctttggaaatgagattgctgagtcccctgtggctcacagattactacaacaccagttgcaggtacaggtagaagttacttgacgcgagcgcgttgattgttcatttggagttgcttcttcttcttctactacttcatcgatctaggatgggttccaggccggcagcctgggatagcaaggatggacgtcgttcttatttttctcgtttgttttcgtccgtagtcggaccctgctcttactcttgatgattatgaaatgtactgatgtgactctgatgtagcatgtggcgagtgtaagccaattttttatatatatctcttcttttcagtacatgtacttgtaacgatatccattcttgcgacacaacgagatgcgcttctatccctgacgaggcccccgtgccaaattgaggatagggtcgcatcttgggcgtgacagtgggtgtgcattcaacttgcttgctcatgaagtccTCGGTCATTAGAGGAAGCCCGTCAccggaatatacaagtcaagttctataatgaaaaattctcactagcatatgaatgtgacaactcatgagactctctatatgaacaacatgctgctccctctaagcacaagtgtggaaaaagaagtAGTGGcactgccccttctctctttatctcttatttatttatttatttatttattttctttctttctttttattttttttattttccgttTGGAgtatcatcccgacttgtggaggAACCATAGTCTCCGTCATCCTTTCCTcattgggacaatgctccaatattgatgatcataacacttctaactacttacaactcaatataacAACTCAATGATGATAAAAGAAATGAATCTATATGGATGTCTCTCGCATTGTACCAGCATGTGCAATAATCTAGCATAATATGTAAATAATGATGGACAATGGTCTTGCCCcgaatactatgtcagctacataatcgtacaaagcaatatgatgatgaacacacaagtcatacgTTCTGCAACACAAACATGGTGTATAGAAGATCGATGTGCCATCTTTCTAACCACCTTCATTTGTTGTATGATCAATAGGGAAGGGAGCCTTTGATAAAGGGACCCCAAACCAAAAAATATATTGTCTCAGAGTGACAATCAAGCTCGTATGGTGGAACTAGAACATTTCTTTGATTGATAGGTCAGACAGGAAGCAGGTAAGCAAATCAATTCATAGGTTTGGAAGTTAGAACTCAAAAAGGTTGTCCTCTCACTACCTTTGAAATCTTTGGGTAGGACATCAGGCTAAGGTTTTATGATGAGCCACGCGCATATGAGGTTTACTGGAGCCCTAAAGCTCTGTCCCCTATCCTACCACTAGATCTCCTATGCCGGAATATTAACAGATAAAGATGTGAGTGTGGTCTTAGGAAATAAGGGGATGATCCACTTTTTAACATACTTTTTCGTATTTCCGAATGGTGTTGAATAGTCATTCAACTGATAGAGTGTGTCATataacggggtttggatgcaccagtgaaggctgcaccgatcctcgaggtgagaacgggCAGTGCAcggcaccgaagaggctagcatatATGAAAAGATGAGAGTGCGCATattgataggtctccaacgtatcgataatttatgaagtatatgCATGCCATATTTACTTATGTTTATAATActtatatatggttttgatgcactttatatgatttaattaaaactaatccggactgacactgttttcaacaTAATTACTGTGATGTTGTTTTTTATgcacaaaataaaagttctcggaatcgcccaaaactttttaaTGTttttttatggagaaaataaaaaataccGGAGCGAACAACcatcggaggggggccacctgttggtgccaagccaatagggcgtgcCCACCCCCTTACGCGCCCTAATAGCTTGGGACCACCTCATTGGTACgtttgacgtgattccaacgctgaaaaatcatATATATTGAGAAAAACACAAGCCTCTCTACCGAAAAAACTCATCTGAAGCCCTATTCTGGCAATTTGTCAAAGAGGaaaatcatcaccggaggccatcttcatcaccccgACGATGTCCATGATAAGGAGGGAGTATTTCACCCTCAcggtgagggtatgtacgagtagctatgtgtttgatctctctctccctctcccgctctccctctccctccccctctctctccctctcctccccctctctctccctctccctctccctctccctcctctctctctccctccctctccctctccctccctctctctctccctctccgctctccctctccctccccctccccctctctcccctccctccctccctccctccctccctccctccctctctctctcctctctctctctctctctctctctctctctctctctctctctctctctctctctctcgttcttggtgatcttgatgtatcacgagctttgttaatatagttggatcatatggtgtttgtcccttgctatcttgatgtaatgaattgaatctttctctTTAAAATTTTGTTACGCTGGATTAAATATtgaatttgagatcacttgatgtatgtcttgcatgtggataacgGTGATGACAATGGATTTTTCTATtatttcacttgatatatgttttgataCTCAATTTACGGATTCGTGAGGGTAACCTATACATGgattgatacacgttcttgtcttATTGGGCTACCTCTACACATGTCATACTTTTTTGTCTAATATGAAAAGGCAGTGCTCCTGTCGTTTTATtaacaaaagaaaaggaaaagtaaACAAAAGTGGCAGCTCAGCGCCAAAGCTCACACGAGATCTAGGCGTCCACCGCACCGCCCCCGGAGAGCTAGATTTCATACGCCACGCCAGAAGATCGCACCACCAGGCCACCACCTGGAAAGATTCCAACCTTCCACCGGAAGAATTCAGGGATCTCTAACAATGCACGTGCGCCGGGAGCCAAAACCTGGTTAACGACGTACTTATTTTTGAATTTTCGATCGCTGCAGCCTGCCTGCAGGTCAGATAAAACGTTTGTTAACTGACGGACTGAGTGTTCCATGATTATTTATTTTGTGTGCTTGTCAGACGTCTGGCCCCTCTCCACAGCTGCATGATTGATTTTTGATTCGATCCAGCCATCGACTTCAGCCAACGGGTTCCCTCACACTCCTCTCCTACCACCCATGGTTTCGTCACCAAGCACAACCAACTGCGCATGCAAACAGACAAAAACAAAAGCGGGCTGGCTTCCCTGGCCTCCGTCGTATATAACCCCGGCCTGCCCCGGTCACCTCCTTCCGCCCAAGCAAGCGTGCCGAGGCACACCACCCGAGCGCGCACGCACGCACTCTCCACCTCCCAGGAGCAAGAGCAACGGCGGCCGTGCCACGCGTGCGCGAGCATACGCATGGGTGAAGAGGCCGCCTCCACCGCGGCGCCGGCGTcgctctcgtcgtcgtcgtcgtcgtcgtcgtcgtcgctgctggcCGCGGCGGCCGTGAAGGGGGACGAGGAGCGGTACGTCAAGGTGGCGTCGAGGTTCTTCCGGGTGAGGCCGGGCGGTCTGGCCCGCCGCCACCACTTCCTCGACTCCTGCTTCCTCTGCAAGGCGAGCATCTCCCGCGACCGCGACATCTTCATGTACAAGTACGAGCAAAACTACTTCCACGGCTGCAGCTGGTTCTCTTTTGATCCCACGGTGGTTAATTCTTGGTGCTGATGCCGGCGTTGGTTGGTTTGTGCAGGGGCGACGAGGCGTTCTGCGGCGAGGAGTGCAGGCAGGAGCAGATGGCCATGGACGAGGCGCTCCACGCGGTGGCGCGCCGGCGCCACAAGCAGGTCACGGCCGAGCAGGCCGCCAGCACCGCGCGCCGCGAGGCGACGGCGGCGTCCATGGCGCACCGCCGGCCCACCGTCGCCAACCTCGGCGCGGTGGCGCGCACACCCGTGGCCGCCAGCTAGCCACACATGCTCGTCGGCGCGCGTGAGCAGCTGCCGGCTACGTATGCACCATGGATCTAGTACTATATTCCATGGCTAGATCGCTAGGTGGCTAAGAAACGGACTGATCATAACGGCGGTTCGACCGATCGAATGCTAGCAAACAAGCAAGGAGGGGAGAGATGTATAGCTATTAAGACATGGATCTCAAGAATGTTTTCCTGCGTGTGTTATTATTGCTTCCCGCGCATGCTCTAAGTGGATCATCAAATCTAGGAGTACATGCGATGCTAATATAGGATGGATCATCGATCCAGCTGGGTTTATCTGAGCATGTGTTTTTCTTCTCAATGCATGATATTGATATTACCCTGCTTCAACTTGTGTAAACTAAGCTTCTGCATTAAGACTAAACGCATCGTTTTGTGAGCTTGTGTTACAAGAAGAATCTTACAGGTCCATAACCATAGTAATTGACACCAATGTGTTTCTACATCTTCTTAGAAAACTTCGAGGCCTTTTTGATTAGCAGTATTTTTGGGAAACATAGGAATAGAAAAGGTGTAAGATTGGAGCGGCATGCCCACCTAAAtccgatatgattagcataaagaGTGTGCGATgccacagaaaaaataaaaagacttgtaaataaaggttGGAGTGGATGTTAGATTTTCTATAAAATACAGTACAAAAGATTTCATTGGAACTTTTTTTATGAGATCCCATCCTAAGAATTAAAGAGTCCAATATAGAAGAAAATCCTAAAGATTCCAATCCTCCAAAATCCCTATAAAATTCCTTTGAATCAAAGAAGCCCTCGGAGTGCCTCTAACGATGCCCTGTAGGCTCTCATACATTTCCACAATGAGACTTTTCTTACAACAAAGCTACATAAATGTTCAAATAAAAGCATCCATTATGTCGCTCTCTGGACCATAGATTCTTCCAAGATATTTACAGGAATTTAGTTCTTAGAAAGAAAACATCTGCCAGAATTTTCTAAATCGTAGGAGCCGTGCAAAGAACGAAATTCCTGTAAATCGATCCTTTTCATTCGCTTTGGATGAAAGTTGTTTCTTTTTTGTGCCTTTAACTTTGTTAGGTTTTGCATTTCATTCCTGTCAGGCTCATGCACCAGGGAACATCTTACATGAGTTAACTACTCCGCATCGTCACTGAAACAACATATCTTTCCATCTTCCTTTCAGTACTTATTACAATAGAAATCCTGAGGTGGAACTTTTTTTCTTGATTTGCGCCTGTCAGCATCCCAATTGGAAAACAGACATGAATAACCGCCCTACTTGCCCTTTTATACAGGAGGACAACAGGAACAAGTGGCAGTAACTATAGGCGACACCCAAGCGCGCCTATTGGCAAACCTATTTTCCGAGACAAAACTAAAATTTGCAAACCAATCATGCAACATTCAGAATCAGCTACTTAACATATTCCTGGAACCAGTGGCCGGAGAGAACGGGAACACATAGAAAAACAATGAACCAAGGCATAAATAAAGGCCATGATGGTTGCTTCAATTCTACTTTAAGATATGATGTGTATTGTGTATGGTTCTAGTTTAAAATCAACGAAGCCATCAACAATTTCACACGCGACCGAATAAATAATTCAGCAGTGACATGCCACTGGAGATATTCCAGCAGCTGGAGTGTGACAGCAAGTAAAGAGCAAATCCGTAGGCCCTCCAACACATCAAGCTCGCGCATGAGAAGGACAGGAGAGCCTATGAGTGCTGGAACAAGTGCTTGCAAaggagaggagaggtagagggTGATGGAAAGACAAACAGATTCTTCTACTTGACAGCAAGGTGCACTTTATTCTATGCTACCTTCTCTTATGCAGCAGCAGTTGATCTTATCAACCCTAAGAGAGGGACCTGTGAGTGGTCTCGATTTGGCGAGAGACCCGTTCTGCCAGTACAATGTGGACAAGCCACAAGATTTCGATAATCctaccagtagtttctcaactccggcaatatatatatatataactgtATTTGTTAGAGCACTTCTAAACAACACACATGTGCAAGATGTTCAAAACCATGTGGTAAGACCTCAGAGAATGAACTAGAAACACAATGGTAACAGAGAAAGGAGGAAACAAATAAGTGCGGAGCACGGCAATCGTGTAGATTCAGGATCATGACAGGGCATGAAAGAAAAAAGGGAAACGCAAAGAGCACAGCAATCTATCCAATTGTGAGCCTGTCTAGTGCCTCTCCAGCCCAGAATGAAAGATGACAAGACACAATCCGTTCAGTCATAATAGTCCGCTTCAGATATAGCCAGCTGTTTTGATTTGTCCAAAAGTGCATACAATCGTATCATAAAATATATTCATGCACACTGAATGTTGCTGCACAAAACGATTATTTTCTTGGATGGTTGTGTAAATATACACTAAAGTGAA harbors:
- the LOC123409407 gene encoding FCS-Like Zinc finger 6-like produces the protein MQTDKNKSGLASLASVVYNPGLPRSPPSAQASVPRHTTRARTHALSTSQEQEQRRPCHACASIRMGEEAASTAAPASLSSSSSSSSSSLLAAAAVKGDEERYVKVASRFFRVRPGGLARRHHFLDSCFLCKASISRDRDIFMYKGDEAFCGEECRQEQMAMDEALHAVARRRHKQVTAEQAASTARREATAASMAHRRPTVANLGAVARTPVAAS